One window of Theileria equi strain WA chromosome 2 map unlocalized gcontig_1105316255051, whole genome shotgun sequence genomic DNA carries:
- a CDS encoding signal peptide containing protein (encoded by transcript BEWA_045090A) — protein sequence MNAIVALISAVSVFAVSALHLDFTGDLAAHGAVVKGVHHGAHVAHFVAGGEDVEGFKCGAHFSWVAPAGKAVKEVLAFSHCKKGGLVLFHLTFTDGAEAFFHVVGGVAKELAHRVWLAKLAKGVCKHAPALAGLPHHALLADLAHVLA from the coding sequence ATGAACGCTATTGTTGCTTTGATCTCTGCTGTCAGCGTCTTCGCTGTCTCTGCTCTTCACCTTGACTTCACTGGTGATTTGGCTGCCCATGGTGCCGTCGTCAAGGGTGTCCACCATGGTGCCCATGTTGCTCACTTTGTCGCCGGTGGTGAGGATGTCGAGGGCTTCAAGTGCGGTGCTCACTTCTCCTGGGTTGCTCCAGCTGGCAAGGCCGTCAAGGAAGTTTTGGCTTTCTCTCACTGCAAGAAAGGTGGTCTTGTTTTGTTCCATCTTACCTTCACTGATGGCGCTGAGGCCTTCTTCCATGTCGTTGGCGGTGTTGCTAAGGAGCTTGCTCACCGTGTCTGGTTGGCTAAGCTCGCCAAGGGTGTCTGCAAGCATGCTCCAGCTCTTGCTGGCTTGCCACATCATGCTCTTTTGGCTGATTTGGCTCATGTCTTGGCCTAA